The proteins below come from a single Thermotoga sp. KOL6 genomic window:
- a CDS encoding proton-conducting transporter membrane subunit — MSAFLITLLLSSIVVYFLSKASWKVGALLNIAISLFALFYVFTVDVGTTEKIGNFFGQNLVLQWTNVSFYFSLVSLLVIISVMIFSLKWLESQKYKASFNMFLLMVTASSIGVFAAGDLLTLYIFWEIAVLSSLLIVPMGKKGSRKASVQYAVMSAVGTYMFIYGAFLLMQRYGTLRLPEISRHLISDQSMGFKLAIFLLLVAAGVAKSGIFPLHTWLRTAHGKAPDAFSAVLSGQLTKLGSYIFTVSVAVVPSLKIFSDLTVYSGVPLPNYILIILGNISIIIGTLMAIKQDDMKMLIALSSVANGGYILIGLSTVDPLGFEGGMFHILNHALASAVIFMAFAAVVYRTKTTKISEMGGLIHKMPVTFLVYLFSIISLAGIPPMSGFISKWMIYQALVRKGMFITAFVAFFGSIGSFLYVFRPLAGVFLGQLPKKYKDVKEAPFIMLTPMVLLVLLSLFLGVWPFPVLQRIEDIRMDLGITPSFKIVEIDKWLIKGFAGSWDPVVVFSLFMTGFIVAYILYSLFPRPKKVDLLAPHEKEGTPVNIYTGGEFIYNPDLYHFNTRFYAGFERMYEKHPSWEKVLNMFAKFFHDIGEWIHSWFFKPSPSVYTLWMIVTILLVFWVRW, encoded by the coding sequence ATGAGTGCCTTCTTAATAACACTTTTGCTATCGTCGATCGTTGTGTACTTTCTTTCAAAAGCGAGTTGGAAAGTGGGAGCTTTACTGAATATTGCGATAAGCCTATTTGCGCTCTTTTACGTATTCACTGTAGATGTGGGAACAACGGAGAAAATCGGCAATTTTTTTGGACAAAACCTCGTGCTTCAGTGGACAAATGTTTCCTTTTATTTTTCCTTGGTAAGTCTTTTGGTAATAATTTCTGTAATGATATTCTCTCTAAAATGGCTTGAAAGTCAAAAGTACAAAGCTTCCTTCAACATGTTCTTACTAATGGTAACGGCGAGTTCCATCGGTGTTTTCGCTGCAGGAGACCTTTTAACGCTGTACATCTTTTGGGAAATAGCTGTTCTTTCATCTTTATTGATCGTTCCCATGGGAAAAAAAGGATCCAGGAAGGCCTCCGTTCAGTACGCCGTTATGAGCGCAGTGGGAACGTACATGTTCATCTACGGTGCTTTTCTGCTGATGCAAAGGTATGGTACATTGAGATTACCTGAAATATCTCGGCATTTGATATCAGATCAATCAATGGGTTTCAAACTCGCAATCTTCCTCCTTTTGGTCGCAGCTGGTGTGGCGAAAAGTGGAATTTTCCCACTTCATACGTGGTTGAGAACAGCCCACGGAAAAGCACCTGATGCTTTTTCCGCCGTTCTTTCAGGACAACTTACAAAACTCGGTAGCTATATCTTTACCGTTTCCGTTGCCGTTGTTCCCTCTTTAAAAATTTTCTCAGACCTCACTGTTTACTCGGGAGTGCCTCTTCCAAATTACATCTTAATCATCTTGGGAAATATTTCCATAATCATTGGAACATTGATGGCCATAAAACAAGATGACATGAAGATGCTCATTGCTCTTTCTTCGGTCGCGAATGGTGGCTACATCCTGATAGGGCTCAGCACAGTGGATCCTCTGGGGTTTGAAGGCGGAATGTTTCACATTCTGAATCACGCTCTGGCTAGTGCAGTCATTTTCATGGCTTTCGCTGCAGTTGTTTATAGAACAAAAACAACAAAGATAAGTGAAATGGGTGGATTGATTCACAAGATGCCTGTTACTTTTCTCGTGTATCTCTTCTCTATAATTTCTCTTGCGGGTATTCCTCCTATGAGTGGCTTTATCTCAAAATGGATGATTTACCAGGCACTCGTTAGAAAGGGAATGTTCATAACCGCGTTTGTAGCTTTCTTCGGTTCAATAGGTTCTTTCTTGTACGTCTTCAGACCACTTGCCGGGGTGTTTCTCGGCCAACTTCCAAAGAAGTACAAAGATGTGAAAGAGGCACCTTTCATAATGCTGACTCCCATGGTGCTTCTCGTTCTTTTAAGTCTCTTTCTTGGAGTATGGCCTTTCCCGGTCCTTCAGCGCATAGAAGATATCAGAATGGATCTTGGAATAACCCCCTCTTTCAAAATAGTAGAGATTGATAAGTGGCTGATAAAAGGTTTTGCAGGAAGTTGGGATCCTGTCGTTGTGTTTTCGCTGTTCATGACAGGTTTCATTGTTGCCTACATCCTCTACTCATTATTCCCAAGGCCAAAGAAAGTTGACCTCCTTGCCCCACATGAGAAAGAAGGCACCCCTGTCAACATTTACACAGGAGGAGAATTCATATACAATCCCGATCTGTATCATTTCAACACAAGATTCTATGCAGGTTTTGAAAGAATGTACGAAAAACATCCATCGTGGGAAAAAGTACTCAACATGTTCGCAAAATTTTTCCATGACATTGGAGAGTGGATCCACAGTTGGTTCTTCAAGCCCTCTCCATCTGTTTATACTCTCTGGATGATCGTAACCATTTTGCTCGTATTCTGGGTGAGGTGGTGA
- a CDS encoding respiratory chain complex I subunit 1 family protein — MAFYKALFNLVFAFFLVVSLEGIARKIVARVQRRIGPPWYQNFIDIFKALSKHPFSNGWIFDFGVIMALGGSIATAMLMPLGSLKWTPFPNTDNFFVIAYLFTVGALGMAMGMVGSGNPWASIGISRALTQMLGYELPFLVTMSSVIYNYKTASIHQLINLQSDKWNLFSMPLAGIVAFISLIGMMGKKPFDIAIAPAEIASGPMVELSGKYLGLLQIMHDFSLFSEISLFVNIFLGGGSLGWFLVKFVIVWVLAVLISSVLPRFRIEQMLKFYWGVPLGLAFLNALLVLLGWTF, encoded by the coding sequence ATGGCGTTTTACAAAGCTTTATTCAATCTCGTTTTTGCCTTCTTTCTCGTTGTGTCACTCGAAGGAATCGCTAGAAAGATAGTGGCGAGAGTTCAAAGGCGGATCGGCCCACCTTGGTATCAAAACTTCATAGATATATTCAAAGCCCTTTCTAAGCACCCTTTCAGTAATGGATGGATTTTTGACTTCGGTGTGATCATGGCTCTTGGTGGTTCCATAGCAACCGCCATGCTCATGCCACTTGGTTCTTTGAAGTGGACTCCGTTTCCAAACACAGATAATTTCTTCGTTATCGCATATCTGTTCACCGTTGGTGCCCTTGGAATGGCTATGGGTATGGTTGGAAGTGGAAATCCATGGGCGTCAATAGGAATCAGCAGAGCACTTACGCAGATGTTGGGATACGAACTACCCTTCCTCGTTACGATGTCTTCCGTAATATACAACTATAAAACAGCATCAATACATCAACTCATAAACCTTCAAAGCGATAAATGGAATCTGTTCAGTATGCCTCTTGCTGGTATCGTGGCGTTCATTTCTCTCATAGGTATGATGGGGAAGAAACCTTTCGATATAGCGATCGCACCTGCAGAAATAGCATCTGGACCCATGGTGGAACTGTCTGGAAAGTATCTCGGTCTTCTCCAAATAATGCATGATTTCTCTTTATTCAGCGAAATATCCCTCTTCGTCAACATTTTCCTCGGTGGAGGTAGCCTCGGATGGTTCCTTGTGAAGTTCGTAATAGTGTGGGTGTTGGCAGTGTTGATTTCATCGGTACTTCCACGATTCAGAATAGAACAGATGTTGAAGTTTTACTGGGGAGTACCGCTTGGACTGGCTTTTTTGAATGCTCTCCTAGTTCTCTTGGGTTGGACATTCTGA
- a CDS encoding NADH-quinone oxidoreductase subunit B family protein, whose protein sequence is MKERTIWERIADNLRSRSIWMLHYCTGCGAVELPPSMTSRFDMERFGIMPMATPRQADILLITGYLNTKTLRRVIYTYEQMPDPKYVVGFGSCTINGGIYFDSYATVNRLDYYIPVDVYIAGCMPRPEAILEAFNYLMEKIRKGEANGWKRYKENYEWYKQNQIRSLGEVYVHDEFHE, encoded by the coding sequence ATGAAAGAAAGAACGATTTGGGAAAGAATAGCGGACAATCTTAGGTCAAGATCGATTTGGATGCTTCATTACTGTACTGGATGTGGTGCTGTAGAACTTCCGCCTTCCATGACATCACGATTCGATATGGAAAGGTTCGGAATAATGCCTATGGCAACTCCTAGACAAGCGGATATTCTCCTCATCACCGGATATTTGAACACCAAAACACTTAGAAGGGTAATCTACACCTATGAACAAATGCCGGATCCAAAATACGTTGTTGGGTTTGGAAGCTGTACGATAAATGGCGGTATATATTTCGATTCTTACGCAACGGTGAACAGGCTTGACTATTACATACCAGTTGATGTGTACATCGCCGGTTGTATGCCAAGACCCGAAGCTATTCTGGAGGCTTTCAACTATCTTATGGAAAAGATTAGAAAAGGCGAAGCAAATGGTTGGAAAAGATACAAAGAAAATTACGAATGGTACAAACAGAATCAAATTCGCTCCCTTGGGGAGGTGTACGTTCATGACGAATTCCATGAATGA
- a CDS encoding NADH-quinone oxidoreductase subunit C codes for MTNSMNEAIEALGAFQPTIEVIDEREIKVSVSPDKVISTLELLKSLGYSHLSLLTCIDWIDDNQFELVYILFSWKDGGKFIVSTRIDRNNPRFVTVKEIWPVARFYEREIHEFFGVKFIGNDDMRPLFLELWDDKPPLRKDFDPLEYSKKKFPGREYRKDVLGEAKKIFRGEING; via the coding sequence ATGACGAATTCCATGAATGAAGCTATAGAGGCGCTAGGTGCGTTTCAACCGACCATAGAAGTGATAGATGAAAGAGAAATAAAAGTTTCAGTGTCTCCAGATAAAGTTATTTCAACTCTCGAACTTTTGAAATCTTTAGGGTATTCACATCTCTCTCTTTTGACGTGCATAGATTGGATCGATGATAACCAGTTCGAACTCGTTTATATCTTGTTCTCATGGAAAGATGGAGGGAAATTCATCGTTTCAACGAGAATAGACAGGAACAACCCGCGCTTTGTTACGGTGAAAGAAATATGGCCCGTGGCAAGATTTTACGAAAGAGAAATCCACGAATTCTTCGGAGTAAAATTCATTGGAAACGATGATATGAGGCCTCTCTTCCTAGAATTATGGGATGATAAACCTCCTCTGAGAAAAGATTTCGATCCTCTCGAGTACTCAAAAAAGAAATTTCCTGGAAGAGAATACAGGAAGGATGTTTTAGGTGAAGCAAAAAAGATATTCAGAGGTGAGATAAATGGGTGA
- a CDS encoding NADH-quinone oxidoreductase subunit D: MGETKLFFGPNHPGMHGNFSVHMYVEGDIVKRARPVPGFLHRGFEKLMERRYWYSNISLIPRICVPEPDINEICYAMAVEKIAKLEVPERAQWIRMIVLELARIANHIWSVGGIGGPLGLYTASYWGVADRDRILDIFEALTGARIYHMYIIIGGVRKNMTPKIEDMIWKTLDYIESRLPDYENLIFKNRIVHSRLKGRLILTQEQALEMGVTGVGIRATGVEYDIRKVDPYLFYDKVEFEVPTATDGDAFSRLYLKFKEILQSIKIVRQALERMPQSDKVNVSLGKGSGLRRVVPRGMAYAHVESTRGEYGFFVVSDGKNKPYRVAVRGASYPQGLYGIEKYLPGTRIEDVPIWLATMDVCAPEIDR, encoded by the coding sequence ATGGGTGAGACGAAACTCTTTTTTGGCCCGAACCACCCGGGAATGCATGGGAATTTTTCTGTTCATATGTACGTAGAAGGAGATATCGTCAAAAGAGCTAGACCCGTTCCAGGATTCTTACACAGAGGTTTTGAAAAACTCATGGAACGCAGGTATTGGTACTCTAACATATCTCTCATCCCGAGAATATGTGTTCCAGAACCTGATATAAACGAAATTTGCTATGCTATGGCCGTGGAAAAGATCGCAAAGCTTGAAGTACCAGAGCGTGCTCAATGGATAAGAATGATTGTGCTCGAGCTTGCAAGAATAGCGAATCATATTTGGTCGGTTGGTGGTATAGGAGGTCCTCTTGGTCTTTACACCGCTTCCTATTGGGGAGTCGCAGATAGGGATCGTATACTTGACATTTTCGAAGCGCTTACCGGTGCAAGAATATACCACATGTACATCATCATTGGTGGAGTGAGAAAAAACATGACGCCGAAGATAGAAGACATGATATGGAAAACACTCGATTACATAGAATCGAGGCTACCAGATTACGAAAACCTCATTTTTAAAAACAGAATAGTGCATTCCAGACTCAAAGGTCGTCTCATCCTCACTCAAGAGCAAGCCTTAGAAATGGGAGTCACAGGAGTTGGTATAAGAGCCACTGGAGTGGAGTACGACATAAGAAAAGTTGATCCTTATCTTTTCTACGATAAGGTGGAATTCGAGGTCCCAACGGCAACGGATGGAGATGCTTTTAGCAGATTATATCTGAAATTCAAAGAAATTCTGCAAAGCATAAAGATCGTAAGGCAGGCATTGGAAAGAATGCCACAGAGTGATAAAGTAAACGTATCTTTGGGTAAAGGAAGTGGTCTCAGAAGAGTTGTCCCAAGAGGTATGGCTTACGCACACGTAGAATCCACTAGAGGTGAGTATGGTTTCTTTGTCGTGTCCGATGGAAAAAATAAACCTTATCGAGTAGCCGTGAGAGGGGCGTCGTATCCGCAGGGACTCTATGGAATAGAAAAGTATCTTCCAGGTACAAG